In Streptomyces sp. NBC_00306, a single genomic region encodes these proteins:
- a CDS encoding IS110 family transposase — translation MATIRGEHVTVIWAGVDAGKGHHHCVVIDDSGRHLLSRRVANDEEELLRLLADTLALGEDVTWGIDLADGGAALLIDLLLSHGQHVLYIPGMAVNRASEGYRGEGKTDAKDAAIIADQARIRRDLQVLRPGDELVAELKILTRHRRDLADDRTRVVNRLRGHLTGIFPGLERALDLTNVGPLILLTGYQTPAAIRRAGVRRLETWLRNRKVRGAAQLATAAMEAAERQQTSVFGEKPTAQLVHTLAKEVMRLNGQIADSDKLIEARLREHGDAKVITSMPGIGPLLGAEFLASTGGDMAVFGTPDRLAGFAGVAPAPRDSGRISGNLHRPKRYSRGLQRVFYTSALISIRYCDESRRFYDRKRAEGKRHTQAVLALARRRVNVLWALLRDGRCYEPAPPVTAVA, via the coding sequence ATGGCAACGATCCGTGGAGAGCACGTGACAGTGATCTGGGCTGGTGTCGACGCCGGTAAGGGCCATCACCACTGCGTGGTGATCGACGATAGCGGCAGGCATCTTCTGTCGCGTCGTGTGGCGAACGACGAAGAGGAACTGCTGCGGCTACTCGCTGACACCCTCGCCCTGGGGGAGGACGTGACGTGGGGCATCGACCTGGCCGATGGCGGCGCCGCCCTGTTGATCGATCTCCTGCTCAGCCACGGCCAACACGTGCTCTACATCCCCGGCATGGCGGTCAACCGAGCCTCAGAGGGCTACCGGGGTGAGGGGAAAACCGACGCCAAGGACGCGGCGATCATCGCTGATCAGGCCCGGATTCGCCGAGACCTTCAAGTTCTGCGGCCTGGCGACGAACTCGTCGCCGAACTCAAGATCCTCACTCGTCACCGTCGAGACCTGGCAGACGACCGCACCCGTGTGGTCAACCGCCTGCGAGGCCACCTCACCGGGATCTTCCCCGGCCTGGAACGGGCCCTGGACCTGACCAACGTAGGACCGCTGATATTGCTCACTGGCTATCAGACGCCGGCGGCCATCCGGCGAGCTGGTGTCCGCCGTCTGGAAACCTGGCTGCGCAACCGCAAGGTCCGCGGCGCCGCCCAACTGGCCACGGCCGCCATGGAGGCCGCTGAGCGCCAGCAGACCAGCGTGTTCGGAGAGAAGCCGACAGCCCAGCTGGTGCACACCCTGGCGAAGGAGGTGATGCGCCTCAATGGGCAGATCGCCGACAGCGACAAGCTCATCGAGGCCCGGCTTCGCGAACACGGGGACGCAAAGGTAATCACGAGCATGCCCGGCATCGGGCCATTGCTTGGCGCCGAGTTCCTCGCGTCCACCGGCGGAGACATGGCGGTCTTCGGTACCCCAGACCGCCTGGCCGGCTTCGCCGGCGTGGCCCCAGCCCCCCGCGACTCGGGCCGAATCAGCGGCAACCTCCACCGGCCGAAGCGATACAGCAGAGGGCTCCAACGCGTCTTCTACACTTCAGCGTTGATCAGCATCCGCTACTGCGACGAGTCTCGCCGCTTTTACGACCGCAAACGCGCCGAGGGCAAACGCCATACCCAGGCTGTGCTTGCTCTCGCCCGCCGACGGGTCAACGTTCTGTGGGCTCTGCTCCGTGACGGGCGGTGCTACGAGCCGGCACCACCAGTCACAGCGGTGGCTTGA
- a CDS encoding DUF3618 domain-containing protein — protein MTKQSPEKGSSPSVDDLRRQVEATRAELGQTVAALAAKADIKSRATQKMTQVTSNMQDRAAQARRQLTGSAHALDDRLHDEAPQAAWHRVYRTGGHTRLDRDALLAVCATAFVAVLLIRRSRRYR, from the coding sequence ATGACGAAGCAGTCTCCGGAGAAGGGCTCCTCCCCAAGCGTGGATGATTTGCGCAGGCAAGTGGAGGCGACTCGCGCAGAGCTCGGCCAGACTGTTGCAGCTCTAGCTGCCAAAGCCGACATCAAATCTCGGGCAACCCAGAAAATGACCCAGGTCACGAGCAATATGCAGGATCGTGCCGCCCAGGCCCGGCGACAGCTGACCGGCTCGGCCCATGCCCTGGACGACAGGCTTCACGACGAGGCCCCGCAAGCGGCCTGGCACAGGGTGTATCGAACGGGAGGGCATACCCGCCTTGACCGTGACGCGCTCCTTGCTGTCTGCGCGACCGCCTTCGTCGCGGTCTTGCTCATCCGACGCAGCAGGAGGTACCGATGA
- a CDS encoding YceI family protein: MAAAENQRPPAPGIYVIDQAASTVRFATRAMFGLLPVRGNFAIGHGRITVADPAEDSLVDVVIEAGSFDSGNQQRDNHVKSSDYLDVARHPEISFRSQRLERSGVGAALYGELTVCGATQPVAVALGTVAPEGKRMTASGTTTIDRYAFGITKAKGMTGRHLMIALEVVAYR, from the coding sequence ATGGCAGCAGCGGAGAACCAGCGCCCACCAGCCCCAGGTATATACGTTATCGATCAGGCCGCATCAACGGTCCGCTTCGCCACACGCGCCATGTTCGGGCTGCTCCCAGTCCGAGGCAACTTCGCCATCGGTCATGGCCGGATCACAGTGGCCGACCCGGCAGAAGATTCCTTGGTGGACGTCGTAATAGAGGCGGGTAGCTTCGATTCGGGCAATCAGCAGCGTGATAACCACGTCAAGTCCTCCGACTACCTGGACGTGGCTCGGCATCCCGAGATCAGCTTCCGGAGCCAGCGTCTGGAACGGTCCGGTGTTGGTGCCGCCTTGTATGGCGAGTTGACAGTGTGTGGCGCGACGCAGCCGGTCGCCGTAGCGCTCGGCACGGTTGCCCCTGAGGGCAAGCGGATGACAGCGAGCGGCACCACCACAATCGACAGGTACGCCTTCGGCATCACCAAAGCCAAAGGCATGACGGGGCGGCATCTCATGATTGCTTTGGAAGTCGTCGCGTACCGCTAA
- a CDS encoding adenosylcobinamide amidohydrolase codes for MASAAGMQGAGAGLMTAVTASRPGPRTGRGRGDSCHLRHLGAGLGSHAGRGHEPPAGPGTINITAILSLTRSDAPLVNAMATANERRSRAPAGHIVRTGSSSE; via the coding sequence CTGGCCAGTGCCGCGGGAATGCAGGGCGCGGGTGCCGGCCTGATGACCGCCGTAACCGCCTCCCGTCCGGGACCTCGCACGGGACGGGGGCGTGGAGACAGTTGCCACCTCCGACATCTCGGTGCGGGGTTGGGCAGCCACGCCGGCCGAGGGCACGAACCACCGGCAGGGCCGGGGACGATCAACATCACCGCCATCCTTTCCCTGACACGCTCCGACGCCCCACTGGTCAACGCCATGGCTACTGCGAACGAACGAAGGTCCCGCGCGCCAGCCGGACATATTGTGCGCACCGGCTCCAGC
- the trhA gene encoding PAQR family membrane homeostasis protein TrhA, translated as MIAGDAQESEGGREAVSRDAADIKHIHATSARAEQCAGRQPCGSPGDEAEENAHPVAALVERAADLAEPIKPRLRGWLHAGMVPAALVAGVVLICLARTPQAVLACTVYAVTAWLLFATSAIYHRGTWGPLGEALLRRLDHANIFLIIAGTCTPLAVLLLPPDQRYVLLWIVWAGASAGIAFRILWIGAPRWLYTPCYLALGWAPVRYLPDFLHTGGAVVVALIVAGGLFYSAGAVVYALQRPDPSPRWFGFHEVFHVLTVAAFTAHYVAISLATY; from the coding sequence ATGATCGCTGGCGACGCTCAGGAGTCTGAGGGAGGACGAGAAGCTGTGTCTCGCGACGCCGCTGACATCAAGCATATCCACGCTACTTCAGCGCGTGCAGAACAGTGTGCCGGCCGGCAGCCCTGCGGATCACCAGGTGACGAAGCAGAGGAGAACGCTCACCCGGTTGCCGCCCTCGTGGAGAGGGCGGCCGACCTGGCTGAACCGATCAAACCGAGGTTGCGTGGCTGGCTCCATGCCGGAATGGTTCCTGCTGCACTGGTCGCAGGCGTCGTACTCATCTGCCTGGCCCGTACTCCGCAGGCTGTCCTGGCCTGCACCGTGTACGCGGTCACCGCCTGGCTGCTGTTCGCAACGAGCGCCATCTACCACCGCGGTACCTGGGGGCCGCTCGGCGAGGCGCTTCTGCGACGCCTCGACCATGCCAATATCTTCCTGATCATCGCGGGCACCTGCACCCCCCTGGCCGTGCTCCTCCTTCCGCCGGACCAGCGGTACGTGCTGCTGTGGATCGTGTGGGCGGGCGCGTCGGCCGGTATCGCGTTCCGAATCCTGTGGATCGGCGCTCCGCGCTGGCTGTATACCCCGTGTTACCTGGCCCTGGGGTGGGCGCCGGTGCGCTACCTGCCCGACTTCCTGCACACCGGCGGGGCGGTCGTGGTCGCCTTGATCGTCGCCGGCGGCCTCTTCTACAGCGCGGGCGCCGTCGTCTACGCCCTTCAGCGCCCGGACCCCTCGCCCCGCTGGTTCGGCTTCCACGAGGTCTTCCACGTCCTGACAGTGGCGGCCTTCACCGCGCACTACGTTGCCATCTCTCTGGCCACCTACTGA
- a CDS encoding Rieske 2Fe-2S domain-containing protein: MDGLERAAALDGVVLSIRSMVQKVPLGRGRDVLHGRWLGHPVHPLMVQVPIGTWFSAAILDLLPGQRRAASTLIGVGLAAAGPAAVTGWVDWAELQRRQMRVGLVHAAANVTAVGLYAGSLAARTQDRVGLGKALGFAGLAAVSLGGAIGGHMAYRQASGANHAEVVPQLVSPGWHNVGAVADFPVRQAVQRHINNVPILVVRESGNRVHILADSCSHMGGPLSKGTIDDGCVQCPWHGSVFRLHDGWNVRGPATAPQPAFETRITDGCVEARLRA; the protein is encoded by the coding sequence ATGGACGGTCTGGAGCGCGCTGCCGCCTTGGACGGCGTTGTACTGAGCATCCGCAGTATGGTGCAGAAGGTTCCTCTGGGCCGTGGGCGAGATGTGCTGCACGGGCGCTGGTTGGGCCATCCCGTGCATCCCCTGATGGTGCAAGTGCCGATCGGCACCTGGTTCTCCGCGGCGATTCTCGACCTGCTCCCAGGTCAGCGGCGAGCAGCGAGCACGTTGATCGGCGTGGGCCTGGCCGCCGCCGGGCCGGCCGCGGTGACAGGCTGGGTCGATTGGGCGGAGCTGCAGCGCCGACAAATGCGCGTGGGGTTGGTGCATGCGGCGGCGAACGTCACGGCAGTGGGGCTATACGCGGGCTCGCTAGCTGCCCGGACACAGGACCGCGTCGGCCTGGGCAAGGCCCTCGGGTTTGCCGGGCTGGCTGCTGTGAGCCTCGGCGGAGCCATCGGCGGCCACATGGCCTACCGGCAGGCGTCCGGCGCCAATCACGCCGAAGTAGTGCCGCAACTTGTTTCGCCGGGATGGCACAATGTCGGCGCCGTCGCGGACTTCCCCGTCCGCCAGGCGGTCCAGCGACACATCAACAACGTCCCCATCCTCGTCGTGCGCGAGAGTGGCAACCGGGTGCACATTCTGGCGGACTCCTGCAGTCATATGGGCGGGCCCTTGTCGAAGGGCACGATCGACGACGGCTGCGTGCAGTGCCCCTGGCACGGCAGCGTCTTCCGCCTCCACGACGGCTGGAACGTGCGCGGCCCCGCGACCGCCCCTCAGCCCGCCTTCGAGACGCGCATCACGGACGGCTGCGTCGAGGCGCGGCTGCGCGCGTGA
- the ctaD gene encoding aa3-type cytochrome oxidase subunit I produces MTASTTEPTTIVPVKGRRAGSVVVTWITTTDHKKIGHLYLMASFVFFVFGGLLALLMRAELARPGLQIVSPEQYNQAFTLHGTIMLLLFATPTFAGFANAIMPLQIGAPDVAFPRLNMLSFWLFLFGGLIVVGSLLTPQGAADFGWTAYTPLSGGERTPYVGGDLWIMGLALAGFGTILGSVNFITTILCMRAPGMTMFRMPIFTWNILFTSVLVLLAFPVLAAALLVLEADRRFGAQVFNPENGGAILWQHLFWFFGHPEVYIIALPFFGIITEIIPVFSRKPIFGYIGLIGATIAITGLSVTVWAHHMFVTGAVLLPFFSFMTFLIAVPTGVKFFNWIGTMWKGSLSFETPMLWTIGFLVTFLFGGLTGVILASPPMDFHVSDTYFVVAHFHYVVFGTVVFAMFAGFHFWWPKMTGTMLDERLGKIHFWTLFIGFHMTFLIQHWLGAEGMPRRYADYLAADGFTALNTISTIGAFLLGSSTLPFFYNVWKTAKYGERIEVDDPWGYGRSLEWATPCPAPRHNFITLPKIRSESPAFDLHYPEVAAIDQAAATGRRDAVEPDPDAASKGGDTPS; encoded by the coding sequence ATGACCGCATCGACCACTGAGCCAACGACTATCGTCCCGGTCAAAGGACGTAGGGCAGGCAGCGTAGTCGTCACCTGGATCACCACCACCGATCATAAGAAGATCGGCCATCTGTATTTGATGGCGTCATTCGTATTCTTCGTCTTCGGTGGACTGCTCGCGCTGCTGATGCGCGCCGAATTGGCACGGCCAGGGCTGCAGATTGTCTCCCCAGAGCAGTACAACCAGGCGTTCACCCTGCATGGCACGATCATGCTGCTGCTGTTCGCCACCCCGACATTCGCCGGCTTCGCCAACGCGATCATGCCCCTGCAAATCGGCGCCCCCGACGTCGCCTTCCCGCGACTCAACATGCTCTCGTTCTGGCTGTTCCTCTTCGGCGGCCTGATCGTGGTGGGCAGCCTGCTGACCCCCCAGGGCGCGGCGGACTTCGGCTGGACCGCCTACACCCCGCTGAGCGGCGGAGAACGCACCCCCTACGTCGGCGGCGATCTGTGGATCATGGGCCTGGCGCTGGCCGGTTTCGGCACGATCCTCGGTTCGGTCAACTTCATCACCACGATCCTGTGCATGCGCGCGCCGGGAATGACCATGTTCCGGATGCCGATCTTCACGTGGAACATCCTGTTCACCTCTGTGCTGGTACTGCTTGCCTTTCCCGTTCTGGCGGCGGCTCTGCTCGTCCTTGAAGCCGACCGACGCTTCGGTGCCCAGGTCTTCAACCCGGAGAACGGCGGGGCGATTTTGTGGCAGCACCTGTTCTGGTTCTTCGGGCACCCCGAGGTCTACATCATCGCGTTGCCGTTCTTCGGCATCATCACAGAGATCATCCCGGTCTTCTCGCGCAAGCCGATTTTCGGCTACATCGGACTGATCGGTGCCACCATCGCGATCACCGGTCTGTCCGTGACGGTGTGGGCACATCACATGTTCGTCACCGGCGCAGTCCTGTTGCCGTTCTTCTCCTTCATGACGTTCCTGATCGCGGTGCCCACCGGTGTGAAGTTCTTCAACTGGATCGGCACGATGTGGAAGGGCTCACTGTCCTTTGAGACACCGATGCTGTGGACCATCGGGTTTCTCGTGACCTTCCTGTTCGGTGGTCTGACCGGCGTCATCCTGGCCTCGCCGCCGATGGACTTCCACGTCTCCGATACGTACTTCGTCGTCGCACACTTCCACTACGTCGTCTTCGGCACCGTCGTCTTCGCCATGTTCGCCGGCTTCCACTTCTGGTGGCCCAAGATGACCGGCACCATGCTCGACGAACGCCTGGGAAAGATCCACTTCTGGACGCTGTTCATCGGCTTCCACATGACCTTCCTCATCCAGCACTGGCTGGGCGCCGAGGGCATGCCGCGCCGCTACGCCGACTACCTCGCCGCCGATGGCTTCACCGCCCTCAACACGATCTCCACGATCGGGGCATTCCTCCTCGGCAGCTCCACGCTCCCGTTCTTCTACAACGTATGGAAGACAGCGAAGTACGGAGAGAGGATCGAAGTCGACGACCCGTGGGGGTACGGACGCTCCCTGGAATGGGCTACGCCCTGCCCAGCGCCGAGGCACAACTTCATCACGCTGCCCAAGATCCGCTCCGAATCGCCAGCGTTCGACCTTCATTACCCCGAGGTCGCCGCCATCGACCAAGCCGCCGCCACCGGTCGCCGGGATGCCGTCGAACCCGACCCTGACGCAGCGTCCAAGGGCGGAGACACTCCATCGTGA
- a CDS encoding cold-shock protein, translated as MASGTVKWFNAEKGFGFIEQDGGGADVFAHYSNIAAQGFRELLEGQKVTFDIAQGQKGPTAENIVPA; from the coding sequence ATGGCCAGTGGCACCGTGAAGTGGTTCAACGCGGAAAAGGGTTTCGGCTTCATCGAGCAGGACGGTGGCGGTGCTGACGTGTTCGCCCACTACTCGAACATCGCCGCCCAGGGCTTCCGTGAGCTGCTCGAGGGCCAGAAGGTGACCTTCGACATCGCGCAGGGCCAGAAGGGCCCGACGGCCGAGAACATCGTTCCGGCCTGA
- a CDS encoding DUF4235 domain-containing protein, whose protein sequence is MKASKIAYKPVGLLMGAVTGAVAGALFKQAWKLIGHDDDAPDATDADRQWKEVLVAAALQGAIYAAVKAAVDRSGATAVHRLTGTWPG, encoded by the coding sequence ATGAAAGCGTCCAAGATCGCCTACAAGCCGGTCGGTCTCCTTATGGGGGCCGTGACAGGCGCTGTGGCAGGTGCACTGTTCAAGCAGGCGTGGAAGCTCATCGGCCATGATGACGACGCGCCCGATGCCACCGACGCAGATCGCCAGTGGAAGGAAGTCTTGGTCGCCGCTGCCCTCCAGGGTGCTATCTACGCTGCTGTGAAAGCGGCTGTTGACCGCAGTGGTGCCACAGCCGTGCACCGTCTCACCGGTACCTGGCCCGGCTGA
- a CDS encoding dihydrofolate reductase family protein produces MAKLIYSMLTSLDGYAEAAEGDLGTGAGDQEVHTFINDLFRPVGTYLYGRRMYETMVYWETAHTEPDQPPHIVQYARDWQAAEKIVHSTTLESVSSAKTRVERSFDPDAVRRLKSEADHDLTVDGPNLAAQAVAAGLVDEYHLFITTSVVGGGKRFFPDGVRLDLELVEERAFGSGLIYARYRTR; encoded by the coding sequence ATGGCAAAGCTCATCTATTCGATGCTCACCTCTCTCGACGGCTACGCCGAGGCGGCGGAGGGCGACCTCGGCACCGGGGCCGGCGACCAGGAGGTGCATACCTTCATCAACGACCTCTTCCGCCCTGTCGGCACGTACCTCTACGGCCGGCGGATGTACGAGACGATGGTCTACTGGGAAACCGCGCACACCGAGCCTGACCAGCCGCCGCACATCGTGCAGTACGCCCGTGACTGGCAGGCCGCGGAGAAGATTGTTCACTCCACGACGCTTGAGTCGGTGTCCAGCGCGAAGACCAGGGTCGAGCGGAGCTTCGACCCGGACGCGGTGCGCAGGCTCAAGTCCGAGGCTGATCACGACCTCACTGTCGACGGCCCGAACCTCGCGGCACAGGCAGTCGCGGCCGGCCTGGTGGACGAGTACCACTTGTTCATCACCACGAGCGTGGTCGGCGGCGGGAAGCGGTTCTTCCCCGACGGTGTGCGCCTCGATCTCGAGTTGGTCGAGGAGCGTGCCTTCGGCAGCGGACTGATCTATGCCCGTTACCGCACCCGCTGA
- a CDS encoding CBS domain-containing protein, which produces MTPVQMHPRPASANPIHRTVAEVMDAAGPQVCDDMSVEVALSVMAAARTGRLVVCDQDGQCTGLVTQAELTAVRDGSAYTDRVRLRDILGDRWTFTSPVTTAAEAERTMRYLRLGALPVVDEQGSALGILALSR; this is translated from the coding sequence TTGACGCCGGTTCAGATGCATCCCCGCCCTGCAAGCGCCAACCCCATCCACAGGACAGTGGCTGAGGTCATGGACGCAGCCGGACCGCAGGTCTGTGACGACATGAGCGTCGAGGTGGCGCTGTCCGTCATGGCCGCCGCCCGCACGGGTCGACTGGTCGTCTGCGACCAGGACGGCCAGTGCACCGGCCTGGTCACCCAGGCCGAACTCACCGCCGTCCGCGACGGCTCCGCTTACACGGACCGTGTCCGCCTGCGCGACATCCTCGGCGACCGCTGGACCTTCACCTCACCCGTGACCACTGCGGCCGAAGCCGAGCGCACGATGCGCTACCTCCGGCTCGGCGCTCTGCCCGTGGTCGACGAGCAGGGCAGCGCCCTTGGCATCCTCGCCCTCTCCCGCTGA